AAAAAATTAAGCTATCGTCAGCAAAAAGCAGGTGGGAAATCCGGGGGCCAGCCGGGCAAAGGGATACGCCTCTCAACCGGCCAGACTCTTCAGCTTTTCTCAAAAGGCCATGCAGCCCTTCAGTGACTAGCAAAAATAGGTAAGGCGACAGCGGGTCACCTTGACGGAGGCCCCTCTGAGGAGAAATAATCCCTTGAGGTTGTCCATTTAGCAGAATAGAGTAGGATACAGATCTTATACACATTGAAATGAGAGCAATCCACCTACTGCTAAATCCCATTTTAGCCATGATTTTATCTAGGAGATCCCATTCGACCCGGTCGTAGGCTTTGCTCATATCGAGCTTCAGAGCCATCAGCCCTTGCTTACCAGAGCGCTTGGACTTTAGATAATGGAGAGTCTCGTGAGCTATCAGAATATTGTCGGTTATGAGGCGGCCTGGTAAGAAGGCGCTCTGAGATTCCGAAATCAGCTGAGGGAGAAACTTTTTTAGGCGGTTAGCCAGCACCTTTGAAATCAGTTTATACAGAGTATTGCACAGACTAATGGGCCTAAAATCCGTTACATGCCTAGGacatttaatttttggaataagAGTAAGGAAAGTGTGGTTAAGGGCATTTGGAAGGTTACCTGAGTTCAGCACACCCAAGACAGCATCGGAAACATCAGGGCCAATTTTTGACCAATATTGTTTGTAGAATAGGGGGGGGAAGCCCGTCTGGGCCAGGAGCTGTGTTTGCTTTCATTTGCCCAAGAGCGGCCTGGACTTCTGAAGCCATAAAAGGGCGGAGCAGGACCGCATTCATATCCTGGGAAACCCGGGACTCCACACCTTCAAGAACCTCATTGAACTCAGTAGGATAGGACGAGGAGAACAAAGAATAGTAGAAATCATTAAGAAGGTCCCCCACATTGTCCTCACCCTCCACCCAATTACCTTGGACATCTTCAAGACCagaaatgaaatttttcttGTTCCTCTCAGTTGCCCGGCAATGAAAATATTTCGAGTTTTGATCACCATATCTGAGCCAATCAGTTTTGGCTCTCTGAAACCACATGCACTCCTCTAAATCCAGCAAGTTGTTAATTTCCTCTCTGAGGACTTTGACCTGGCTATTACCCTGGCCAGAAATAGCTTGAGCTTCCGCCTTAGCCAGCAACTTCCTTTTGCGAATAAGGGTCCCCTTAATATTgccaaacacatttttattctaGGAAAGCAGTTGGGATTGACAGTTACTAACCTTCTGGAGGACTTGACTCATAGGATCGCCAACTAAGCACACATCCCAGGCAGCGTGGACCACACTTTCACATCTCTCATCCTTCGTCCACATTTCTTCGAAACGGAAGGGCCTTTGAGGGCGGTAGAAACGGCAATGCACATCATCGGAGCATAACCAGATGGGTTTGTGGTCGGAAGAGAAGCCAGATAAATGGTGAAGCCGAATAGAAGGGAACATGAGCAGCCACTCCGTTGAGGCCACAGCTCTGTCTAACCTGACCCAAACCAGAGGACCATCGAACCTATTATTGCACCAGGTGAAGGGCAATCCAGAAAACCCAATGTCTTTGAAACCACAAAAATCAAGGCAATCTCTAAAGCCCTGCATCTGTTTATCCGACCTTAAAGGCCCCCCAGACTTCTCTTCCAGCCTGGTGATTTCGTTAAAATCACCAATACAAACCCAGGGGAGACTAGTTTGGGAGCTGAGGTGGCGAAGTAGGGTCCAAGAATCTTCCCGGTTGGCGGTCTCCGGGGCTCCGTAAAATCCCGTAAACCGCCAGGCGTCAACAATCCTTGGATTTACCACTGCATCAATGTGATGGGGGGAGAAGGTGCGAATATGAAGGTCAAGCTCATTCATCCAAAAAAGGGCTAGACCGCCACTGAGATTCCTCCTAGGGACAAGGAACATATTATCAAACTTTAGCCGGCAACGAAGCTTCTCCATGTAcgacttattttttttggtttccatCAGGAAAACCAGATTGGGGCCTTTAGCTCTCACAAGGTCAGAAAGCTCTCGAACTCGCCGCCGGATCCCAAGCCCGCGGCAGTTCCAACTAAGACAATTCATGGTGATTGGCGTGGCTGAGCACCAGCCAACGCCAAAGGAGATTTTGCTTCATTAGAGACAACTGGGATGGACGCTCTGAGTTTTTTTGCATGGGGTTCAGAATCTTCAGAAACGGGCCTCACCCTATTTGAAATACCCATATTCTCAtctaaataattattattgggCTGCCTAGCTAAACGAGTCCACGTACCTTGACTTGAAGACTTGGGCTTGTTATTAGGCCCAATTGTATTAGAGATGTCCTGGAGTGGGGGCCTTGAGCAACCAGCAGAAAAAGCAAAAGTATTATTCGGCCCATCTTCCTGCTTCGGCCCACAGTCACTCTCCAAAACAATGCATGCAGAGGGACTAAGCTTGGCAACTTCATACGCGGGAGAGTTCACGGGGGAAGTTTTTCCTGCATTAATTACATCCTCAGAGTGCTTCTCACACGGGGACACAAGATCCGCAGCCAATCCCAGTTCTCTGTCAATCAACCGCAATGTCTTTTCAAAACTTTCCGGGTTATTCTGCAAGGGCTTGGCGTGTACACTACTTTCAGGCGACTCAACCGGGTTAGCCTTTTTGGGGCAGGTGGTCTCGGTAGGTGCAACCTCGACTGCCGAGCCAGAATGCAGAGGAGTTGGACTTTTCAAAAGTGGCGGAGCTTTACTATGATTTGGAGGCGAAACACCTCCACGCTCCGGCACCGATGAAGAGTACCATGGTTTACGGCCAGCAAGATTCGTTTCAGCTCTCATCCATGGGCCAAACTGCCCTTTCTCTATTGAAGACTTATTCCTTTTGCTGAGCCACAACTCACACTCCCTGTCTTCGTGCAGCAGACTACCACACCAGTAGCAGAAATTAGGGAGTCTTTCGTAGCGGAAGGAAGCCCAACCAACTCCGACGCCATTCTCCCAAAGTTTCCTCCCCCTGCTCAAAGGCTTATTCACGTTTATGGCTACACGAACACGAAGGGAGCGGCCAATCGAAGCAAACTCATTAGTTTCTGAAACACAAATAACCCTGCCTAAGGATTTGCCTATGGACATTCCAAGTTCAGAAGTCATGCTTTTGATGGGGAGATTATGTATCTGAATCCAAAAGGCGCACTCATTGAAAGAGAGGGAAGAGATAGTTGTGGAGTCTTCGATCCTTTGGAAAAGAACCAAGTGCTTGTCAAAGGTCCATGGTTCGTACTCCATGACCCTTTCCAGATCAACATCATTTTCGAATTCAAAAACCAATTTATTATCACCCATCTCATGGGTTCGAAACGGTTTTCGAGTACGCCACAGCGGCCTGAAGGTCCTGATCACCGCCTCTTTGTTGATCGAACGGTGCGTTAGGAATTTACCTGCTAACAGCGAGCTAGAGATCCCAGATGACTTGGGTACCTCAAAACCCTGTTCTTCTTCCTTCGACAGAGAAAGTTTCTTCCACATACTTTCCACTTCCTCCATATGGGAAACCACACCAACCCAGAACCAGAAGGAAATATACGATCCAGGACCACCCTACCACTACCCAGGCGAAATGGGAAAGCTGAGGATACACAAACACCTAAACAGAGAAAGGGACGCACTATTCTACAGGTTCTAGAGAGAGCGCCGCTCAAACCCTATCACGAGAGAAACCTCAAAGAGACACCTAGTTGTAATGGCGATATCATTCAAACTGAATATTTGCAATGGCTGTTTTCTGCTATTGCTGATTAATGAAATTACATAATCCATTactcaaataatatattaaaaaaaaaaaaaagtagggagAAGGGGAATAATTATCATTCCTTAGATGTTATCACAATTAAGTAGGAAAtcatataaattgacaattatagccattttttattattattattatcttgagttaaaggaaaaagttaaaactctttcggtaattttaaataaacaaatataaattgaTACCATAGtaacaaaattgataatttaaacGTTTTTAATATCAGCGGAAGCCCTCCTTcccctttctctttttatttttatacaaacaAGATTATTTGGATTTGACCCCAAAATGGGAACAAAAAGTTTTGAATTTAGGATCTCATGGATATTATAAGGTCTTAGAAATCATTAACCAGACTCCTTTAGGTTCATGCCTTCCTTcttaatacaaatttttatttattagtttttgtttttgtttatttatttcacattttataggtataattatatattttattttaaaaataaaaaaataataagactAATGTAAACGACGCTAAATTTGATGCCGTTGGGCCGAGATATAAGTAACGAGTTAACGGTAGATATATGATGTCGTTGGATCGAGATAAAAGCAACGTTGGgtttcaagaagaagaaaaatggataGTGGCAAGTACCACACTACACCCACAACGACTCTCTAAATTTTCCTTTaaccaagaaaaccaaaccagcCTCACTGCGCAAATCTCTGAACCTGTAAATTCCAATTCCAGTTTTATGTTATGGAATTGTAATACTTGTTCTCCTCCATGGAATCAAGCTCCGACGATGACTTCGTTATCCTCACTTGCACAAACCCCAATCCGATCGAAGCAGAAGCAGAAGCAGAAGCAGAGTCAGAgtccaaacacaaaaaagagaTTCTCATTTCAACCAAAGATATCCTAAGCTGGGACTTGAGCACGATCCTCTGTTCCCAAACACTCCAAATTCACGCTAATCGGAATAGGCCAGTCTCTTCTCTTCTCTACTGTTTGGTTCTCGGGAAAGTGagagaaaatttataattaaaaaaaaaaaacgaaatagtctattttccttttcaagAATTAAATTATAGTTGCTGATTACAGTGTGTTTGATTCCTTCTATGTGTAATCACAGGCTCATTGAACAATCTTCGTATTTTCGAGGCCTCCTCCGTGGCAGTTTTAGGTAAtagctttgaattttttttttttcaccggTTATTACTATTAATAGGCTTGGTAATTTGGTTTGGTCTGATTATTTATTCTGTTAATGTATTACTGGCTAAGcctttgtttggttgccgagaaaattGAGTATAGAATGGAAAACACAGTTTTCAAACGACTCGTTGTAGTTAATCCTGTTGAGTGCAGAGTTTGGTTCATCATCGTGAACATGAAAGtaatatttaagattttttgtgttcatcattgtgaacataaattaaataattattaaatatatttatatttatatttatattttctatatagtgttaagtatttatttttcatataatgttaAATATATGTGAATTTAAAAGTAATAATGGATAATAATATGAATTCATGACTATTAAAGGAtgattagaaattagaatacaaaccaagaataagagtatttattaattttcaaatgcaTTTTACTATTAGAGCATGGatgctctatttgttttgtgaaaGGGTATTCGATTCCTCTTGTTTCCGTGTCTAAAAGGATATGGCTTGGACACGCATGCGTTTCCTACGCGTGTCTAGTGTCTGACACAGTTATGGAACCCCAAATGAAGTGTCCATGCTTCATAAGAATAATCTTctctttgaataaaatttattacttgtcaaaaaacaaaaattaaaattcaagaaattatgatTTCGtctatttatatgttttttttggaCAACTTAATGGAGCATAAGATGCAATAAGAGATGTGTCACAGTAATGGAAAGGGAGATTGGTTCTGTTTTTTGGTTTTACTGGGCTTGGTCGAGATAAATGTTATTTGTTGTCCTCTTGTGATCAACGTGTATCTTTAATCTCAAAACTCTTGAActgaatttatttattctttctcatCACCTAAATCTTCTCCAGTGAATCACACCTGGATTGCATATCAATTCAGTGGAGCCTGGAAACATTTGTGGATGTTCTGAAGTGCATATATGGCTGCCCATTGCATATTACGccaaataatttcattcctctTTTTGAGGTAATCATTTACATGGTTTTGATATTTCTACTATTTCACCCTTAAAGGTACTACTATTGTTGCTAGTACCCTAATAATGATCTGCAATATGGATCAGGCAATATGTAATATACAGGATTAATATGGAAAGTAAACCTTTTTTGCGTTGGttctttattaaatttgattctcaaaagaaggaaaaacatGATTTTGCTTTTAAAGATATTGTTCAATGTATCTTCCATTATATTGGATTACTCCTACAATCAAACTTTTAGTTGAGCAACACGTATAAGCCTGTCTATATTGTACCACTTTCCAATGATAAGCAGCATGTCACCTTCATGTTTCTAATGTTCATACCATAGTGATCCTGTTCCAAATAACATTTCACTTAGCCAATTCTCATCCTTGAAAATCTGCTCTGATTGCGTAACCAATACTAAGTGGTAGCATTAACATTTACATGTAGCACGCCTCATTTCTCATTGATTGGAGATTAGTTATTGTAACCCTAACTGAAAATGCTCAAAGTGATGTATGGGATCATTTTCCTTTGCCATGTATTAGCTAAAAACTACAAGCTGTGTTCTTCAAGTTTGAAACCAAGACAGCCATGTATGACTTTCTCAAATCAAACTTAATTATATATTCCTCTTTTAAAACTCTTGTGCTAATCTTCCAGGGTGCACTTTATTTTGGGGTGGAGATGCTTCTCTTGAAGTGTAAAACTTGGTTTTCTGAGGTATCTTCTTCTGAGGGGTCTGCGTCACTGCGATTACAATTGGATGATTTGATTCATATTTGGAAATTTGGTTTAGAGTGTGGTGAGGATCTCTCTGGTTTTTATActattaaaaatgataaaacatgTAAAATCATGACTCTCATCGTTTAATTTTTGAAGTTAACATCATGGTTTTCACTCTAATAGATGGATTTGGAATTCATTGCAGCAAATGATTTTCTTCCGGAATTATGTGTGAGCTTTCTTGCAAGGAACTTTGTAAGTGCAAACCATTCTCTAGCTTTTACCTTTAAGCATCCACCGTATATACTCAGATTGTTTCTTTGTTAGAAATTTCTGCTTGATTAGATGGTTTGTTCAGTAATTATTCATGGTAGAGTATACTATACGCTCAAATTGTACTTGACTTTCTATGTTTCTTTTTGGTCTAATGCACGTGTTGTAGAGCATTTCATTTACTTCTTGTATTTGATTAGGTTATGtttgtgtttgaaatttttttataaatcttttaaGCACTCATTTCCTCATAatcttttattataaaagaatcCTACTTAAACATTTAGTTTGCACAAGTTTGGTACTGAGTAACAGACGCTCTGAAACCCACTGTCCTCCATCTAGCTAGTGCTTTCTGGTATTTGTATAATGCCTTTCAGCAAGCAATATCTTGTGTGGATTTTCATGCTATGATATTGATGATcttgtttatttgatttaattctccttttttcttaactttaaTTTACACAgaatataaatatgaaattgtaGGTGAAAGAGTAAGTTGACTCAGTTCCTACTGGGTTATTTCTGGGCTGATTGTGCAGCATGCTGCATAATTGAAGCTATACACCCACAGAGGAAACTGATTAACCTAAATATAACACCATGTATAGCTGTCCTGTGTTTAGTTCTGATCATTCATGCAAAGCCCAAAAAAGGAGGGTTTCATTGACGATGGTGAGGAATGAGACAAGGAAGGCTAGAAGGACTGGAGGAAAGCCTAAAAGTATATGGGTCGGGTCAAAGAGAAAGGAAGTTGTTATCAAGGATTTTACAGTGAAGATGGTTTTAGACAGACATAGCTGAAtgatgaaggaaagaaaaatatcatgAACCAAGGTAGATGTAATCAAAATTCTGATGGAGTTTGCTTCAGTTTGAGAAGAGACATAGTCTCTTGTTAGAGTGCCAAAGAAAATCCACATTAGTCAAATCTGCCAGTCTGCGAAGCTCCCTTATTGGCTATGTATACCAAATAAGCAGTCAGGGTCGAGTAAATATTTAtaagtgattattattattattttttgataaatacgTATAAGTGATTATTCACTTGAGCACTCTTCCTTATGTTGTATGTTTGGCTTAAGCATTGCTTGGTTTCTGGATGGCAATTCAAAAAGTTGTGATAATTTGATTTTACTTTGTGCAAGTAatttgtttttacattgttgGAACCTCTTTCTGTTTAATGGAAGCTGATGATGGTGTGTTGTTTTGGGCAGATGTGGGCCATGTCTAGCAAACTTTTTGGAGATGTTCCATACCATTTGTTATTATCTTGCATAGAGCACCCCCATTTGACAGTTGACAGGTGGATCAGTTATTCTCTCAAATAGCTTAATTCAATGTTATATAATCTATTTGGGAATTCTGAAATCTCTCTGATCGTTTACAGTGAAATGCATCTTTCGGATGCACTTTTAGTTTGGGTTGATGCTAATGCCAAACAGTTGGAAAACTTCATCTTAACTAGCAAGGATTGTCACGGCATCTTTAGACAAGTAAGCTTTGATGCTTTAATGTTTAACTTGAGGACAATTAGACTTTTCTAGTGAAAGTCCCTCTCTTTTAGGAGATAAGTACAAGATTAGAGTGtgagagaatttttttatttaactaaactCAGGTCAAGTCCTTCTATTCCATTTCATAATTTATAggttaaattcaataaatgatGGAGCTATATATGAGATTGGAAAAGATTCTCCACATGCAAAGTGTGACAAATTTGACATACTGTCTAGTTTGTTACCTTAGTTTTTGGTAGATGGTGGAATGAAAGTGGTCTAATCATAACAGCAAATGATGACCTATTTTATCATTATAAAATAGGACCATTCGAATGGTGCTCTGAAATTTCCACTTTGATGGTGTTAGAACTTGGA
The DNA window shown above is from Quercus lobata isolate SW786 chromosome 7, ValleyOak3.0 Primary Assembly, whole genome shotgun sequence and carries:
- the LOC115952039 gene encoding uncharacterized protein LOC115952039, which produces MEEVESMWKKLSLSKEEEQGFEVPKSSGISSSLLAGKFLTHRSINKEAVIRTFRPLWRTRKPFRTHEMGDNKLVFEFENDVDLERVMEYEPWTFDKHLVLFQRIEDSTTISSLSFNECAFWIQIHNLPIKSMTSELGMSIGKSLGRVICVSETNEFASIGRSLRVRVAINVNKPLSRGRKLWENGVGVGWASFRYERLPNFCYWCGSLLHEDRECELWLSKRNKSSIEKGQFGPWMRAETNLAGRKPWYSSSVPERGGVSPPNHSKAPPLLKSPTPLHSGSAVEVAPTETTCPKKANPVESPESSVHAKPLQNNPESFEKTLRLIDRELGLAADLVSPCEKHSEDVINAGKTSPVNSPAYEVAKLSPSACIVLESDCGPKQEDGPNNTFAFSAGCSRPPLQDISNTIGPNNKPKSSSQGTWTRLARQPNNNYLDENMGISNRVRPVSEDSEPHAKKLRASIPVVSNEAKSPLALAGAQPRQSP